CCACGCCGACTGTCTGCTGGTCAAAGCCGGTTCCGGTGCCCTGACCCTGGGTCAGCCAAGTTCTCCGGGCGTTCCGGCGGACTTCGCCAAGCACACCCTGACCTGCGTCTTTAACGATCTGGACTCCGTACGTGCTGCTTTTGCAGAACATCCGGAGCAAATCGCCTGTATCATCGTCGAGCCTGTGGCAGGCAACATGAACTGCATCCCGCCGGTCCCGGGCTTCCTGCAAGGCCTGCGTGAGGTCTGCGACGAATTCGGCGCACTGCTGATCCTGGACGAGGTCATGACCGGCTTCCGCGTCGCACAAGGCGGTGCTCAGGCATACTACGATGTCAAACCGGATCTGACGACGCTGGGTAAAATCATTGGCGGCGGTATGCCTGTCGGCGCATTCGGCGGCCGTCGTGACGTCATGCAATATATCGCACCGACCGGCCCTGTTTACCAAGCTGGAACCCTGTCCGGTAACCCGGTTGCCATGGCTGCTGGCTACGCCTGTCTGTCTGTTCTGACGCAGGAAGGCAACGAAAAACGTCTGGCCCAGACGACCCAGCATCTGGCTGAAGGCTTCCAGGCCCTGGCTGACAAATACGGCATTCCGCTGGTGACCAATCAGGTTGGTGCCATGTTCGGCTTCTTCTTCACCGATCAGGAAAACGTTCACAACTATCAGGACGTCGCGCGCTGTGACGTAGAACGCTTCAAGCGTTTCTTCAATCTGATGCTGCAGAAAGGCGTCTACCTGGCTCCGTCTGCGTTTGAAGCCTGCTTCACGTCGCTGGCCCACGGCGAAAAAGAGATTCACGCTACGCTGGAAGCGGCGGAATACGCCTTTGCAACCCTGGCTGAAGAAGCCAAGTAAAGTTTCATCAGAACACATCCGCAAAGGGCAGGTTTCTCCTGCCCTTTTTTATTGCTGCCGGATACCGCCACCCCTTCAGCCCCGCCTAAACAGATTCACTGAACTGATGTCTCTGAAATTTCAAAGAAAGATCAGCTCAGAACATTGCCACCTCCGCAAGCTGATGCAATGATGAAAGAAGTCAAAACAGCTTGAGGACAATCCCGTGCCAAAACCGTTTCAACCCCAGTCACGCCACTGGATGCTCGTTGCCGCATTAGTTCTGGCAGCCTATGCCAGTTACCGGCTGATCGAACCGTATCTGGGACCCATCGTGATGGCCTTTATCATTTCCCTGCTGTTTTATCCGCTTCATGCCCGTATTGAAGGGAAACTGGGACGTCCGAACCGCTCAGCCATTCTGTCCTGCATCATCCTGACTTTCATCATCGTGATCCCGGTCCTGATCGTTTTCGCCTCGATTGTGCAACAGGGTTCGACCTTTTCGAAAGACAGCTATGCCTGGCTGACAAGTGGTGGCCCCAAAGACCTTCTGGCTCATCCTTATGCCCAGACCGCGCTGGATACCCTCAATAAATGGTCGCCGTTTGAAAGTCTGGACGTGCAGTCGATTGTTCAGAAACTGGCTACAGCGGCTTCCAAACTAGGCACCCAGTTGCTTAACATCAGCGCCAAACTGCTGGGTGATGCCACTAACTTTATCCTCAGTTTTATGCTGATGCTGTTCGTGCTGTTTTTCCTGTTGCGTGACCATAAAAAGATCGTATCCACCCTGCGCCATGTGCTGCCGCTGTCCCGCAGCCAGGAAGATGCCCTGCTGACAGAAGTCGAGCAAGTTGCCAAATCTGCGGTCATGGGCTCGTTTCTGACGGCTCTGGCACAGGGTGTC
This DNA window, taken from Photobacterium sp. CCB-ST2H9, encodes the following:
- the hemL gene encoding glutamate-1-semialdehyde 2,1-aminomutase, encoding MSKSAELFAKAQHTIPGGVNSPVRAFAGVGGDPLFIERADGAYIFDADGKAYIDYVGSWGPMILGHNHVAIRDAVIEAARQGLSFGAPTEMEITMAELVSRLVPSMEMVRMVSSGTEATMSAIRLARGFTGRDKIIKFEGCYHGHADCLLVKAGSGALTLGQPSSPGVPADFAKHTLTCVFNDLDSVRAAFAEHPEQIACIIVEPVAGNMNCIPPVPGFLQGLREVCDEFGALLILDEVMTGFRVAQGGAQAYYDVKPDLTTLGKIIGGGMPVGAFGGRRDVMQYIAPTGPVYQAGTLSGNPVAMAAGYACLSVLTQEGNEKRLAQTTQHLAEGFQALADKYGIPLVTNQVGAMFGFFFTDQENVHNYQDVARCDVERFKRFFNLMLQKGVYLAPSAFEACFTSLAHGEKEIHATLEAAEYAFATLAEEAK
- a CDS encoding AI-2E family transporter — translated: MPKPFQPQSRHWMLVAALVLAAYASYRLIEPYLGPIVMAFIISLLFYPLHARIEGKLGRPNRSAILSCIILTFIIVIPVLIVFASIVQQGSTFSKDSYAWLTSGGPKDLLAHPYAQTALDTLNKWSPFESLDVQSIVQKLATAASKLGTQLLNISAKLLGDATNFILSFMLMLFVLFFLLRDHKKIVSTLRHVLPLSRSQEDALLTEVEQVAKSAVMGSFLTALAQGVAGGFAMWLAGFPGLFWGSMMAFASFIPVFGTALIWLPAALYLLLINQWEWAVFLVAWGIIVVGSIDNFVRPLLMQGNSGMNTLLIFFSILGGLHLFGLIGLIYGPIIFSVTLVLFKLYEVEFKDFLEQQDNQ